The following are encoded in a window of Arthrobacter antioxidans genomic DNA:
- a CDS encoding polysaccharide deacetylase family protein, which yields MSVSAPASTTDATLAMTGEQGADELETYILDQGERPGGVPVVLLDDAAVAAGADPSTLIPDTLGPLPAALRRPAPFTYEAYVLQSVLGELLLESGGAGWSREELSAIPRLTLNFHDVSPEHLEIADRRLTGLARVRDLLEGRTNEETHPQVGVLLFDGYRDAAEMVVPICERLGLRVLILPIALEVADDRAGTLTDDELIELARKHALGFHTLTHRLADEITPATVTSEVTDVVHRLTRIAGRAPRVGAWCGGARFDDTQLGNRRLRELGVTELVSNWSWETIRRVP from the coding sequence GTGAGCGTTAGTGCCCCCGCATCCACGACGGACGCGACGCTCGCGATGACGGGCGAACAGGGTGCCGATGAGCTCGAGACGTACATCCTCGATCAGGGTGAGCGACCCGGGGGAGTCCCCGTGGTCCTGCTCGACGATGCCGCCGTAGCGGCGGGAGCCGACCCGTCCACCTTGATCCCGGACACCCTCGGCCCACTCCCGGCAGCACTGCGACGACCCGCCCCGTTCACGTACGAGGCCTACGTCCTGCAGAGCGTCCTCGGCGAGCTCCTGCTCGAGAGTGGAGGTGCAGGGTGGTCCCGTGAAGAGCTCTCGGCGATCCCGCGACTGACGCTGAACTTCCACGATGTCTCACCGGAACACCTCGAGATCGCCGACAGACGGTTGACCGGGCTGGCACGGGTCCGGGATCTCCTGGAAGGCCGTACGAACGAGGAGACCCACCCGCAGGTGGGCGTCCTCCTGTTCGACGGGTACAGGGATGCGGCGGAGATGGTCGTCCCGATCTGCGAGAGGCTCGGACTCCGCGTCCTGATCCTGCCCATCGCCCTCGAGGTCGCGGACGACCGTGCCGGCACCCTGACCGACGACGAACTGATCGAGCTGGCTCGCAAGCACGCACTGGGCTTCCACACGCTCACCCATCGACTGGCGGACGAGATCACGCCCGCGACGGTGACCTCCGAGGTGACCGACGTGGTGCACCGGCTCACCCGCATCGCCGGCCGCGCGCCCCGAGTGGGTGCGTGGTGCGGCGGTGCCCGATTCGATGACACCCAGCTCGGGAACCGACGACTGCGGGAACTCGGGGTGACCGAACTCGTCTCGAACTGGTCATGGGAGACGATCAGGCGCGTCCCCTGA
- a CDS encoding YcaO-like family protein → MMHGRGTSLPADGVLAAAAEAYEAALPGLRAQFAIDGLDRTGVPTWATWWRDSGAALGGVGYGPSAAQARVGALGETVENAFSLLAFARLERTTASYNELRRRRGAAGVADPRTLGLPAGSPYHDDMVLTWLPMRRALATQGADSAGRKGVPGLDLDGESVLVPVDLVASSPSELKDRDMVGRLLMPVANGMGAGTNLRHAVIHGVLEILQRDGNGLNFRALDRGAVVELGPDDGDAETRRALDALRGAGVDVMVKVGSIERGVPNLYVVGHAPGDDLVVATACGEAAHPDRDVALRKAVLEFASARARKAFMHGPLAAVRRIAPQDYLDDALTIVDPGAEEPRVLDATVAWLTADGEQDTAVRTRLAATVFSRRSAVRFGDLPTSATADPLAVMAEHGLGILVADLTPPGSTDDGGARAVKVVVPGTEVETVAYGRIGEAGVQRLVDAGRDDLARVGGRPEGDGWREVILTAEAQERLGGPAWLERDAVDAVATGLLPLYREPGRHTARLVLGER, encoded by the coding sequence ATGATGCATGGACGCGGGACGTCGCTGCCGGCGGACGGGGTGCTTGCGGCTGCCGCGGAAGCCTACGAAGCCGCGCTACCGGGGTTACGCGCGCAGTTCGCCATCGACGGCCTCGACCGGACCGGCGTCCCGACGTGGGCGACGTGGTGGCGGGACTCGGGTGCGGCTCTGGGCGGCGTCGGGTACGGCCCGTCAGCAGCGCAGGCACGCGTCGGCGCCCTCGGCGAGACGGTCGAGAACGCATTCTCGCTCCTGGCGTTCGCGCGCCTCGAGCGGACGACGGCGTCGTACAACGAACTCCGACGTCGACGCGGCGCAGCGGGAGTCGCCGACCCGCGCACCCTGGGTCTGCCGGCGGGCTCTCCCTATCACGACGACATGGTTCTCACCTGGCTGCCCATGCGTCGTGCCCTCGCAACCCAGGGCGCGGACAGCGCCGGCCGGAAAGGCGTACCGGGCCTCGACCTCGACGGGGAGTCCGTGCTCGTTCCGGTCGATCTCGTCGCGAGCAGCCCGTCGGAGCTGAAGGATCGTGACATGGTCGGGCGGCTCCTGATGCCTGTGGCGAACGGGATGGGCGCGGGGACGAACCTGCGGCACGCCGTCATCCACGGCGTCCTCGAGATCCTCCAGCGGGACGGCAACGGTCTCAACTTCCGGGCGCTCGACCGGGGCGCCGTCGTCGAGCTGGGCCCCGACGACGGGGACGCCGAGACCCGCCGGGCGCTCGACGCCCTCCGCGGAGCCGGAGTGGACGTGATGGTGAAGGTCGGCTCGATCGAGCGCGGGGTGCCGAACCTCTACGTCGTCGGCCACGCCCCGGGCGACGATCTCGTCGTCGCCACGGCCTGCGGGGAGGCGGCGCATCCCGACCGGGACGTGGCACTGCGCAAGGCCGTGCTCGAGTTCGCTTCGGCCCGGGCCCGCAAGGCGTTCATGCACGGACCCCTGGCAGCGGTCCGACGTATCGCACCGCAGGACTATCTGGACGACGCGCTGACGATCGTCGATCCCGGCGCCGAGGAACCGCGCGTCCTCGACGCGACCGTGGCCTGGCTGACCGCGGACGGGGAGCAGGACACCGCCGTGCGAACGCGCCTGGCCGCGACGGTGTTCTCCCGCCGGTCCGCCGTCCGGTTCGGCGATCTGCCGACCAGCGCGACCGCCGATCCGCTGGCGGTCATGGCCGAACACGGTCTCGGGATCCTCGTCGCCGACCTGACGCCACCCGGATCGACCGACGACGGCGGGGCGCGGGCGGTCAAGGTCGTCGTGCCCGGGACCGAGGTGGAGACGGTCGCCTATGGTCGGATCGGCGAGGCGGGGGTGCAGAGACTGGTCGACGCCGGTCGGGACGATCTGGCGCGCGTGGGCGGCCGGCCCGAGGGCGACGGATGGCGAGAGGTGATCCTGACGGCCGAGGCCCAGGAGCGGCTCGGCGGGCCCGCCTGGCTGGAGCGCGACGCTGTCGACGCCGTCGCGACCGGGCTGCTGCCGCTGTACCGGGAACCCGGCCGGCATACCGCCCGACTCGTCCTCGGTGAGCGTTAG
- a CDS encoding ABC transporter substrate-binding protein — translation MTISRRQILGGAGFLAAAAALNGCAGFSGGTNTGGGDSGENTLTFTTWGSPAEEEGFRRGIEAFKAANSGVDVQLDLVPYEQIFQNIDAQLQAGTAPDLFRVDYGTIGAYSSQDQLLDLSSYFDTAAGEEFLPAMWQAVQFDGRPYGVPHQTDTSALVYRTDLFEQAGITGVPDSLDSAWTWEEFRQVAEQLRGSLPDDLYPFVYNWQLGGSTRWLSWLFQAGGRLFNDDLTGSAIQSDAGTKALAFTQGFFTDNLVPPSSSVKSSTYADTAFSAGTTAMAFVGNFVLPSLDEAITDFEWSATYLPRDERGACDLGGNALVATKNARNPELAAEFLRFMTQPDQMSDFCARAMELPTLNSLVGTELDYQTRPDIAGIFVEQATTLEPSDVEQLTSPAMAAINPTLRDQLEAAFTQGQPVEETLANIAAAVDEAAG, via the coding sequence ATGACCATTTCCAGACGGCAGATCCTTGGCGGAGCAGGTTTCCTCGCGGCGGCGGCAGCGCTGAACGGATGCGCGGGGTTCTCGGGCGGCACGAACACCGGTGGCGGTGACAGCGGGGAGAACACCCTGACGTTCACGACCTGGGGCAGCCCTGCCGAGGAGGAGGGTTTCCGCCGCGGGATCGAGGCCTTCAAAGCAGCCAACTCCGGTGTGGATGTGCAACTCGATCTCGTGCCGTACGAACAGATCTTCCAGAACATCGACGCCCAGTTGCAGGCGGGGACGGCGCCGGATCTCTTCCGCGTCGACTACGGCACCATCGGCGCCTACAGCAGTCAGGACCAGCTCCTGGACCTCAGCAGCTATTTCGATACGGCTGCCGGCGAGGAATTCCTGCCCGCCATGTGGCAGGCCGTCCAGTTCGACGGCAGACCGTACGGCGTTCCGCACCAGACCGACACCTCGGCCCTCGTGTACCGCACCGATCTCTTCGAGCAGGCCGGGATCACCGGTGTCCCCGACAGCCTCGACTCCGCGTGGACGTGGGAGGAGTTCCGGCAGGTCGCGGAGCAGCTCCGCGGCTCGCTCCCCGACGATCTCTACCCCTTCGTCTACAACTGGCAGCTCGGGGGTTCCACCCGCTGGCTGAGCTGGCTCTTCCAGGCCGGGGGCCGGCTCTTCAACGACGATCTCACCGGCTCGGCCATCCAGTCCGACGCCGGGACGAAGGCCCTGGCCTTCACCCAGGGCTTCTTCACCGACAACCTCGTACCTCCCAGCAGCTCCGTGAAATCCTCCACCTACGCGGACACCGCCTTCTCCGCCGGGACCACCGCCATGGCCTTCGTGGGCAACTTCGTGCTCCCGAGCCTGGATGAGGCCATCACCGACTTCGAGTGGAGCGCCACCTACCTGCCCCGTGACGAGCGTGGCGCCTGCGACCTGGGCGGCAACGCCCTCGTGGCCACGAAGAACGCCCGGAACCCCGAGCTGGCAGCGGAGTTCCTGAGATTCATGACCCAGCCGGACCAGATGTCGGACTTCTGTGCTCGCGCCATGGAACTGCCGACCCTGAACAGCCTTGTCGGTACAGAACTCGATTACCAGACGCGGCCGGACATCGCGGGCATCTTCGTGGAACAGGCGACCACCCTGGAGCCCTCCGACGTGGAGCAGCTCACCTCCCCCGCCATGGCGGCCATCAATCCCACACTGCGCGACCAGCTCGAGGCTGCCTTCACCCAGGGCCAGCCGGTCGAGGAGACCCTGGCGAACATCGCAGCAGCCGTGGATGAGGCAGCAGGCTGA
- a CDS encoding carbohydrate ABC transporter permease — MSAGTSAREGSTGDTQGLSPPVATSAARPGHGTVRRRTLASYGFLGPNLVLLGVFLFLPLGWAFLISFQESSGFGASGWVGLQNYQRLVTDPTFWQSALNTAVFTVITVPLSLALGLALAVLMNSVLPGRRLFRTLIYLPMVISGVATALMGVLLFDEATGIINKLLREGGLATIPWQSQGSAAFASIVLVTLWIRVGFNMVIYLAGLQSISPELYEAAKLEGASSWQQFRYLTVPLVGPSTFFLLIMDVIYSFQVFDTIFVMTGGGPGRSTSVLVTYAYENGFVTRDQSYAAAIGIVIFLLTLAFTALQWRGNRTRDTTG, encoded by the coding sequence ATGTCGGCCGGAACCTCGGCCCGCGAGGGGTCCACCGGCGACACCCAGGGGCTGTCCCCTCCGGTGGCCACCTCCGCGGCGAGGCCGGGCCATGGTACGGTTCGGCGGCGCACCCTCGCCTCCTACGGCTTCCTCGGGCCCAATCTCGTGCTGCTCGGGGTCTTCCTCTTCCTGCCCCTGGGCTGGGCCTTCCTGATCAGCTTCCAGGAGTCCAGTGGCTTCGGAGCGAGCGGGTGGGTGGGGCTGCAGAACTACCAGCGGCTCGTCACCGATCCCACCTTCTGGCAGTCGGCGCTCAACACCGCAGTCTTCACTGTGATCACGGTGCCCTTGAGCCTCGCCCTCGGACTCGCCCTGGCCGTCCTCATGAACTCCGTCCTTCCGGGACGCAGGCTCTTCCGCACCCTCATCTACCTGCCCATGGTCATCTCGGGGGTCGCCACCGCGCTCATGGGGGTACTGCTCTTCGACGAGGCGACGGGCATCATCAACAAGCTGCTACGCGAGGGCGGGCTGGCGACCATCCCCTGGCAGTCGCAAGGTTCTGCGGCGTTCGCCTCGATCGTCCTGGTGACACTGTGGATCCGAGTCGGGTTCAACATGGTCATCTACCTCGCCGGGTTGCAGAGCATCTCCCCGGAGCTCTACGAAGCGGCGAAACTGGAGGGCGCCAGTTCCTGGCAGCAGTTCCGCTACCTCACGGTGCCGCTCGTCGGCCCGTCCACCTTCTTCCTGCTGATCATGGACGTCATCTACTCCTTCCAGGTCTTCGACACCATCTTCGTCATGACCGGGGGAGGTCCCGGCCGGTCGACGTCGGTGCTCGTCACCTACGCCTACGAGAACGGCTTCGTCACCCGCGATCAGAGCTACGCGGCGGCCATCGGCATCGTCATCTTCCTGCTCACCCTCGCTTTCACGGCCCTCCAGTGGCGAGGCAACCGCACCCGCGACACCACCGGATAG
- a CDS encoding carbohydrate ABC transporter permease codes for MAHPLSPRGGNQATRPVGPTSGPDGFVPRVKRVSPAQRASAAARLVTAVIVGLIMMFPLYWMVTLAFSPNTDVFSRELRIWPSEWSLENFRTIFSRFPTATWFGNSVVITVIVTALTVTVNLLAGYAFAKLDFRGKGAIFLLVLSTMMVPVQVLMVAQFRLVTELGIYGTFWAVILPSSASAFGIFLARQFIIAIPDELIEAAKVDGAGTIRIFLQIVLPLCKPLIAVLVLLTVMYQWNDFAWPLIALKDSQLFTLPIGLLYLRGQYGADYGAIMALALVSITPIVLMFLAFQKYFVQGLARSGIR; via the coding sequence ATGGCGCACCCACTCTCCCCCAGGGGCGGCAACCAGGCGACGCGCCCCGTCGGTCCCACCAGCGGGCCCGACGGCTTCGTCCCGCGCGTCAAGCGGGTCTCGCCCGCGCAGCGTGCCTCCGCCGCGGCCCGCCTGGTGACCGCCGTCATCGTCGGCCTGATCATGATGTTCCCGCTGTACTGGATGGTCACCCTCGCCTTCTCCCCGAACACCGATGTCTTCAGCCGCGAGCTGCGCATCTGGCCCTCCGAGTGGTCGCTCGAGAATTTCCGCACCATTTTCAGCCGCTTCCCGACGGCCACCTGGTTCGGCAACTCCGTGGTCATCACCGTGATCGTCACGGCCCTCACCGTGACCGTGAACCTGCTGGCCGGCTACGCCTTCGCGAAGCTCGACTTCCGAGGCAAGGGTGCGATCTTCCTGCTGGTGCTGAGCACGATGATGGTTCCCGTCCAGGTCCTGATGGTGGCGCAGTTCCGTCTCGTCACGGAACTCGGGATCTACGGCACGTTCTGGGCGGTCATCCTCCCGTCGTCCGCCTCCGCGTTCGGAATCTTCCTCGCCCGCCAGTTCATCATCGCCATTCCCGACGAACTCATCGAGGCAGCCAAGGTCGACGGCGCGGGCACCATCCGGATCTTCCTGCAGATCGTCCTGCCGCTGTGCAAACCACTGATCGCCGTACTCGTGCTCCTCACCGTGATGTACCAGTGGAACGACTTCGCCTGGCCGCTCATCGCACTCAAGGACAGCCAACTCTTCACCCTTCCGATCGGCCTGCTGTATCTGAGAGGGCAATACGGAGCCGACTACGGCGCCATCATGGCCCTGGCCCTTGTGTCCATCACGCCGATCGTCCTCATGTTCCTCGCCTTCCAGAAATACTTCGTGCAGGGCCTGGCGCGCAGCGGCATCCGGTAG
- a CDS encoding LysE/ArgO family amino acid transporter, whose product MISTAATGLAAGLTLIVAIGSQNAFVLRQGLRRSHVALVVTVCAVSDLLLIALGVGGLGAAIERAPVLLEVVRWAGAAFLAGYAVLAARRALRGERLDVDGGPATLSWRAALGTCLALTWLNPHVYLDTVLLLGSLANTHGTPGRWWFGAGAALGSILWFSALGVGARFLAPVFARPWAWRVLDALIAAVMLLLAVLLILR is encoded by the coding sequence GTGATCTCCACCGCCGCCACCGGCCTCGCCGCCGGCCTGACCCTGATCGTCGCCATCGGCTCGCAGAACGCCTTCGTGCTGCGCCAGGGCCTGCGACGGTCCCACGTGGCGCTGGTCGTGACGGTGTGCGCCGTCTCGGACCTCCTCCTGATCGCGCTCGGCGTCGGCGGGTTGGGAGCTGCGATCGAGCGGGCCCCCGTGCTCCTGGAGGTGGTGCGGTGGGCCGGGGCGGCCTTCCTCGCGGGGTACGCGGTCCTCGCGGCGCGGCGGGCGCTCCGGGGGGAGCGTCTCGACGTCGACGGCGGACCCGCCACGCTGTCCTGGCGTGCCGCGCTCGGGACCTGCCTCGCCCTGACCTGGCTCAATCCCCACGTGTACCTGGACACCGTGCTGCTGCTGGGATCACTCGCGAACACGCACGGCACGCCGGGCCGGTGGTGGTTCGGCGCCGGCGCCGCCCTCGGCAGCATCCTGTGGTTCTCGGCGCTCGGCGTGGGTGCGCGCTTCCTCGCCCCCGTCTTCGCCCGCCCGTGGGCCTGGCGCGTCCTCGATGCGCTGATCGCCGCCGTCATGCTCCTGCTGGCCGTGCTCCTGATCCTGCGGTAG
- a CDS encoding LysR family transcriptional regulator ArgP: MKSVDPGQAEALAAIIDQGSFEAAASALSVSPSAISQRIRALEVAVGRPVVTRTRPLRPTDAGEAVIRFARRLELLSADLATELDSARDGPRRRITIVVNGDSLHTWVLPALAQVAGTLQLEILREDEDYSLELLRDGTASAAITSVASPVQGCSSRPLGIMRYVPVCSRDFRDTWFADGATPERLSLAPVVLFDRKDDLQDQYLRSRTRRAVDPPRHYLPAAQEFADAVRLGMGWGLVSEAELRSDPRDLVRLDPGGHVDVPLYWQQWRHGSTALAAVSDAVLRSAALLLRPPVRRSRPRG; the protein is encoded by the coding sequence ATGAAGTCCGTCGATCCGGGACAGGCCGAGGCTCTTGCGGCGATCATCGACCAGGGGAGTTTCGAGGCAGCGGCCTCCGCGCTGTCCGTCTCGCCCTCGGCGATCAGCCAGCGGATCCGGGCGCTCGAGGTGGCCGTGGGGCGCCCCGTCGTCACCCGTACACGCCCCCTCCGCCCCACCGACGCGGGAGAGGCGGTCATCCGCTTCGCCCGCCGGCTCGAACTGCTGTCGGCGGACCTCGCCACCGAGCTCGACTCCGCCCGGGACGGCCCCCGTCGACGGATCACGATCGTGGTCAACGGCGACTCGCTGCACACGTGGGTCCTGCCGGCCCTCGCCCAGGTCGCCGGCACCCTGCAACTGGAGATCCTGCGCGAGGACGAGGACTACTCCCTCGAGCTGCTGCGCGACGGCACCGCCTCGGCGGCCATCACCTCCGTGGCCTCTCCCGTACAGGGGTGCTCCTCGCGGCCGCTCGGCATCATGCGCTACGTGCCGGTCTGTTCCCGGGACTTCCGGGACACCTGGTTCGCCGACGGGGCGACGCCCGAACGGCTCTCCCTCGCACCCGTGGTCCTCTTCGATCGGAAGGACGACCTCCAGGACCAGTACCTGCGTTCACGCACCCGCCGTGCCGTCGACCCGCCGCGCCACTACCTGCCCGCGGCGCAGGAGTTCGCCGACGCGGTCCGCCTCGGCATGGGCTGGGGCCTCGTATCCGAAGCGGAGTTGCGGTCCGACCCGCGGGACCTGGTCCGCCTCGACCCGGGAGGCCACGTGGACGTGCCGCTGTACTGGCAGCAGTGGCGCCACGGTTCCACGGCCCTGGCCGCCGTCAGCGATGCGGTACTGCGGTCCGCGGCGCTCCTTCTCCGCCCACCCGTGCGGAGGAGCCGACCACGGGGGTGA